One Streptomyces sp. BA2 DNA window includes the following coding sequences:
- a CDS encoding alpha-L-rhamnosidase-related protein produces the protein MPSALAAPAPASGRPTAATDVRCAVPEKPGRFNHGTDSATVTVTDVNEGCLRTYKLVSSVSGKRVFKEAPGKPTLRSGSVLLDGLYAMAQDDAQLNKTDQLTDDSYNDGKPIDCPGGCYQTGKSWRYVWTRDVAYSADLGLTAVDAERMRNTLAFKLSERRDGSGDTQIIQDTGTGGSYPNSTDRVVWALGASEIVNWLPDGERQAFATKSYEAIRNTVEHDRKAVFDQGDGLYLGEHSFLDWREQSYADWTKDDVGAIATSRALSTNVAHWAAIDAASHLAADAGDKTTAAKYRRWADDLMRAIRKKFWLPQKGQFSQMLTTEKDTASADRYDALGTSLAVLTGVATPEQAKQAIANYPQTAYGPPVLWPQQQGAPSYHNNSVWPFVTAYMMRAAAQTGNDGVATQQAHSLIRGAVLFATNKENINILDGSTKTELNSDRQLWSVAGMMSMVQQSTFGIDAREDGLHIKPFLPAQLRDTYFPLGERAALNGLDYRGHKLNIQLDIPVGKTTRGAYQVQSLTLDGEQLPAGSPITEGMLGDSESTVIVKLAKPGTGPGQKARKPVDLSSKEALYGPTTPDVTNVTAENGRTQLALDIGDENPSKATMDVLRDGKVIAENVPVTAGAQTWTDKTARPADVSHCYSVRLTYTSSGNTSQHAKPECYWGPDAERVHEITGEDFDVTGGKRTSDGNGVYYAGWGTAPGDKVAARLTPKTSGEYLLQADAAVGGPINTGVSSGMKMLRVYDDATSELVTEHVIAMPNTGSWSAVRGSTSAKAMLTEGRTYRIELVQDPLAVNMSYFQHNALYKDTRSGPANYSNVYAIKALLKERGCPL, from the coding sequence ATGCCGTCCGCGCTGGCCGCCCCGGCACCAGCATCCGGACGCCCCACAGCCGCCACCGACGTGCGCTGCGCCGTCCCTGAGAAGCCAGGCCGCTTCAACCACGGCACCGATTCGGCCACGGTCACCGTGACGGACGTCAACGAGGGCTGCCTGCGCACGTACAAGCTGGTCAGCTCGGTGTCCGGGAAGCGGGTCTTCAAGGAGGCGCCCGGTAAGCCGACCCTGCGGTCCGGGTCGGTGCTGCTGGACGGCCTGTACGCGATGGCCCAAGACGACGCCCAGTTAAACAAGACGGACCAGCTGACCGACGACTCGTACAACGATGGCAAGCCGATCGACTGCCCGGGCGGCTGCTATCAGACCGGTAAGTCATGGAGGTACGTGTGGACGCGGGATGTGGCGTACTCAGCGGACCTCGGCCTGACCGCGGTCGATGCCGAACGGATGCGCAATACCCTCGCGTTCAAGCTGAGCGAGCGGCGCGACGGGTCCGGTGACACCCAGATCATTCAGGACACGGGCACCGGCGGCAGCTACCCCAACTCCACCGACCGGGTCGTGTGGGCGCTCGGCGCGAGCGAGATCGTCAACTGGCTTCCCGACGGCGAACGGCAGGCGTTTGCGACCAAGTCGTACGAGGCGATACGCAACACCGTCGAGCACGACCGCAAGGCCGTCTTCGACCAGGGAGACGGCCTCTACCTGGGAGAGCACTCCTTCCTGGACTGGCGCGAGCAGAGTTACGCAGACTGGACCAAGGACGACGTGGGCGCCATCGCCACCTCCCGCGCCCTGTCGACGAACGTCGCCCACTGGGCAGCGATCGACGCAGCGTCCCATCTCGCGGCTGACGCCGGTGACAAGACCACAGCTGCCAAGTACCGCCGCTGGGCGGACGACTTGATGCGGGCCATCCGCAAGAAATTCTGGCTGCCCCAGAAGGGCCAGTTCTCCCAGATGCTCACCACCGAGAAGGACACCGCCTCGGCCGACCGCTACGACGCCCTGGGCACTTCATTGGCCGTACTCACCGGCGTCGCCACACCGGAGCAGGCCAAGCAGGCCATTGCCAACTACCCGCAGACCGCGTACGGACCGCCGGTGTTGTGGCCGCAGCAGCAGGGCGCGCCGTCGTATCACAACAACAGCGTCTGGCCGTTCGTCACCGCCTACATGATGCGAGCCGCCGCCCAGACCGGCAACGACGGCGTGGCGACACAGCAGGCTCACTCCCTGATCCGGGGCGCGGTGCTGTTCGCCACCAACAAGGAGAACATCAACATCCTGGACGGCAGCACCAAGACGGAGCTCAACTCCGACCGTCAGCTGTGGAGTGTCGCCGGCATGATGTCGATGGTCCAGCAGAGCACCTTCGGAATCGACGCCCGCGAAGACGGCCTGCACATCAAGCCGTTCCTGCCCGCGCAGCTGCGCGACACCTATTTCCCCCTCGGCGAGCGGGCGGCTCTGAACGGCCTCGACTACCGGGGCCACAAGCTGAACATCCAGCTCGACATCCCGGTGGGCAAGACGACCCGGGGCGCCTACCAGGTACAGTCGCTGACCCTCGACGGCGAGCAGCTTCCGGCCGGTTCGCCGATCACCGAGGGGATGCTCGGCGACAGTGAGTCCACCGTGATCGTCAAACTCGCCAAGCCCGGGACCGGCCCGGGGCAGAAGGCGCGGAAGCCGGTGGACCTCTCCTCCAAGGAAGCCCTCTACGGGCCCACCACCCCAGATGTCACGAACGTCACCGCCGAGAACGGCCGGACACAGCTGGCTCTCGACATCGGCGACGAAAACCCCTCCAAGGCCACCATGGACGTCCTGCGCGACGGCAAGGTGATTGCCGAGAACGTCCCGGTCACCGCCGGCGCACAGACGTGGACCGACAAGACCGCGCGGCCGGCAGATGTCTCCCACTGCTACAGCGTCCGCCTCACCTACACCTCCAGCGGCAACACCTCCCAGCATGCCAAGCCCGAGTGCTACTGGGGACCGGACGCCGAGCGCGTCCATGAGATCACAGGCGAGGACTTCGACGTGACCGGCGGCAAGCGGACCAGCGACGGGAACGGCGTGTACTACGCGGGCTGGGGCACCGCGCCGGGCGACAAGGTCGCCGCCCGCCTCACTCCGAAGACCAGCGGTGAGTATCTCCTGCAGGCCGATGCCGCCGTCGGCGGTCCGATCAACACCGGTGTCTCCAGCGGCATGAAGATGCTGCGTGTGTACGACGATGCCACCAGCGAACTCGTCACCGAACACGTCATCGCC